In Nocardia sp. NBC_00403, one DNA window encodes the following:
- the glgX gene encoding glycogen debranching protein GlgX translates to MAQPDAAPGDVTPLGVWPGTAYPLGATYDGAGTNFSVFSEVADAVELSLIARDGTETRIPLEEVDTYVWHAYLPTIGPGQRYGFRVHGPYDPDHGLRCDPSKLLLDPYGKAFDGDFDNDPSLYTHGLDSLGHTMTGVVINPFFDWGSDRRPNRPYHETVLYEAHVKGMTMTHPDIPEELRGTYAGIAHPAIVGYLKSLGITAIELMPVHQFLHDRVLLDQSLRNYWGYNSFGYLAPHNEYAASPRGGAAVTEFKAMVRALHAEGIEVILDVVYNHTGEGNHLGPTLAFRGIDNAAYYRLMDDDPSRYMDYTGTGNSLNVRHPHTLQLIMDSLRYWILDMHVDGFRFDLAATLARELHDVDRLSTFFDLVQQDPVVSQVKLIAEPWDVGEGGYQVGNFPGLWTEWNGKYRDTVRDYWRGEPATLGEFASRLTGSSDLYEDTGRRPSASINFITAHDGFTLRDLVSYNEKHNEANGEDNRDGESWNRSWNCGVEGPTDDPDILALRAKQSRNLLATLVLSQGTPMLSHGDEIGRTQGGNNNVYCQDSPLAWMDWSLMQTNSDLLDFTRTVIALRTAHPIFRRRRFLKGRPIRSKEHARDIAWLTPAGDQMTPADWDSGFGKSLTVYLNGRGIPEPGPRGEHITDDSFLLCFNAHDSALDFALPGTDYGPEWSVALDCSIPDGRCETVYPAAATVTLPARCLLVLRCTA, encoded by the coding sequence ATGGCTCAGCCCGACGCAGCGCCCGGTGACGTGACACCACTCGGTGTTTGGCCCGGCACCGCCTACCCTCTGGGCGCTACCTACGATGGCGCAGGCACCAATTTTTCGGTGTTCTCCGAGGTCGCCGATGCAGTCGAGCTGAGCCTGATCGCCAGGGACGGCACCGAGACCAGGATCCCGCTGGAGGAGGTCGACACCTACGTCTGGCACGCGTATCTACCGACGATCGGACCGGGACAGCGCTACGGCTTCCGAGTGCACGGGCCTTACGACCCGGATCACGGATTACGCTGCGATCCCAGCAAATTGCTGCTCGATCCCTACGGGAAAGCTTTCGACGGCGACTTCGACAACGATCCGTCGCTCTACACCCACGGCCTGGATTCCCTGGGGCACACCATGACCGGCGTGGTGATCAACCCGTTCTTCGACTGGGGCTCCGATCGGAGGCCGAATCGGCCCTATCACGAGACGGTGCTCTACGAGGCGCACGTCAAGGGCATGACGATGACACACCCCGACATTCCCGAGGAGTTGCGCGGCACCTACGCGGGCATCGCGCACCCGGCGATCGTCGGATATCTGAAAAGCCTCGGCATCACCGCTATCGAACTGATGCCGGTGCACCAATTCCTGCACGACCGTGTCCTGCTGGATCAGAGCCTGCGAAATTACTGGGGTTACAACAGTTTCGGCTACCTGGCCCCGCACAACGAGTACGCCGCGAGCCCGCGTGGCGGCGCCGCGGTCACCGAGTTCAAAGCGATGGTGCGCGCCCTGCACGCGGAGGGCATCGAGGTGATCCTCGACGTCGTCTACAACCACACCGGTGAGGGCAATCACCTCGGACCGACCCTCGCCTTCCGCGGTATCGACAACGCCGCCTACTACCGCCTGATGGACGACGACCCGTCGCGTTACATGGATTACACCGGCACCGGCAACAGTCTCAATGTGCGACACCCGCACACACTGCAGCTGATCATGGACTCGCTGCGCTACTGGATCCTGGACATGCACGTCGATGGCTTCCGCTTCGATCTGGCCGCCACGCTGGCCCGCGAACTGCACGACGTGGACCGGCTTTCCACGTTTTTCGATCTGGTGCAACAAGATCCGGTGGTCAGTCAGGTGAAGCTGATCGCGGAACCGTGGGATGTCGGCGAAGGCGGCTATCAGGTCGGCAACTTCCCCGGCCTGTGGACCGAGTGGAACGGCAAGTACCGCGACACCGTCCGCGACTATTGGCGCGGCGAGCCCGCGACGCTCGGTGAGTTCGCCTCCCGGCTCACCGGCTCCTCGGACCTGTACGAGGACACCGGCCGCAGACCGAGCGCGAGCATCAACTTCATCACCGCGCACGACGGATTCACGCTGCGGGATCTGGTGTCCTACAACGAGAAACACAACGAGGCCAACGGCGAGGACAACCGCGACGGCGAAAGCTGGAACCGGTCCTGGAACTGTGGGGTGGAGGGCCCCACCGACGACCCGGATATCCTCGCCCTGCGCGCCAAGCAAAGCCGCAACCTGCTGGCCACGCTCGTGCTCAGCCAGGGGACGCCGATGCTCTCACACGGCGACGAAATCGGGCGGACGCAAGGGGGGAACAACAATGTGTATTGCCAGGACTCACCGCTGGCCTGGATGGACTGGTCACTGATGCAGACGAATTCGGACCTGCTCGACTTCACCCGCACGGTGATCGCGCTGCGCACCGCGCACCCCATCTTCCGCCGCCGACGCTTCCTGAAGGGCAGGCCGATCCGGTCCAAGGAGCATGCCCGCGACATCGCGTGGCTCACCCCGGCGGGCGATCAGATGACCCCTGCGGACTGGGACAGCGGATTCGGCAAGTCGCTGACGGTGTATCTCAACGGACGCGGCATACCCGAACCCGGCCCCCGTGGTGAACACATCACCGACGATTCGTTCCTGCTGTGCTTCAACGCGCACGATTCCGCCCTCGATTTCGCCCTGCCCGGCACCGATTACGGTCCAGAGTGGTCGGTCGCGCTCGACTGCTCGATACCCGACGGCCGCTGCGAAACCGTCTATCCGGCGGCCGCGACCGTCACCCTCCCCGCCCGGTGCCTGCTCGTCCTCCGTTGCACCGCATGA
- a CDS encoding adenosylmethionine--8-amino-7-oxononanoate transaminase produces the protein MTPDEIAAIDAEHVWHPYGGFPATTEPLVVAGASGTRLTLSDGRELVDGMSSWWAAIHGYRHPVLDAALVAQSQRMSHVMFGGLTHEPAARLSELLVEHTPDGLDKVFLCDSGSVSIEVAVKMCLQYWRALGLPGKRRLLTWRGGYHGDTFTPMGVCDPDGGMHSLWTDVLVEHVFVPTPPRDYEPGYVAELDRALAAHADELAAVIVEPVVQGAGGMRWHDPRYLADLRRLCDEHGVLLIFDEIATGFGRTGALFAADHAGVRPDVLCVGKALTGGYLTLAAALCTAQIAETLSAAHGGLMHGPTFMGNPLACAVAVASMELLLQRDWRGEVARIESELNAGLAPVRDLRGVVEVRVLGAIGVIELDGPVDMRTATEAAVSAGVWLRPFRNLIYTMPPFISTSDDVAAITAGMRAAVEAQSA, from the coding sequence ATGACCCCCGACGAGATCGCCGCCATCGACGCCGAGCATGTTTGGCATCCCTACGGTGGTTTCCCCGCGACGACCGAGCCGCTCGTGGTGGCGGGCGCGTCCGGGACCCGGCTGACCCTGTCCGACGGGCGCGAACTCGTCGACGGTATGAGCTCCTGGTGGGCCGCGATCCACGGCTACCGGCATCCGGTGCTGGACGCGGCACTGGTCGCCCAGTCGCAGCGGATGAGTCATGTGATGTTCGGTGGGCTCACCCACGAGCCCGCGGCCCGGCTGTCCGAACTGCTCGTCGAGCACACCCCCGACGGCCTGGACAAGGTGTTCCTGTGCGACTCGGGATCGGTGTCCATCGAGGTCGCGGTCAAGATGTGCCTGCAGTATTGGCGCGCGCTCGGGCTGCCGGGCAAGCGGCGGCTGCTCACCTGGCGCGGCGGATATCACGGTGACACGTTCACGCCGATGGGCGTGTGCGACCCGGACGGCGGGATGCACTCGCTGTGGACCGACGTACTGGTCGAGCACGTCTTCGTGCCGACGCCGCCCCGCGACTACGAACCCGGCTACGTCGCCGAACTCGACCGTGCGCTGGCCGCGCACGCCGATGAACTCGCGGCCGTCATTGTCGAGCCGGTCGTCCAGGGTGCGGGCGGCATGCGCTGGCACGACCCGCGCTACCTCGCCGACCTGCGCCGCCTGTGCGACGAACACGGCGTGCTGCTGATCTTCGACGAGATCGCCACCGGATTCGGCCGCACCGGAGCGCTTTTCGCCGCCGACCATGCGGGCGTGCGTCCCGATGTCCTCTGCGTCGGCAAGGCGCTGACGGGTGGCTACCTCACCTTGGCCGCGGCGTTGTGCACCGCGCAGATCGCAGAAACCCTCAGCGCGGCGCACGGCGGTCTGATGCACGGGCCCACCTTCATGGGCAACCCGCTGGCCTGCGCCGTTGCCGTGGCGTCGATGGAGCTGCTGCTGCAACGCGACTGGCGCGGCGAGGTCGCCCGTATCGAATCCGAGCTGAATGCCGGTCTCGCCCCGGTCCGCGACCTGCGCGGGGTCGTCGAGGTCAGGGTGCTCGGCGCGATCGGTGTCATCGAACTCGACGGTCCGGTCGACATGCGCACAGCAACCGAGGCTGCCGTGTCCGCGGGCGTCTGGCTGCGCCCCTTCCGCAACCTCATCTACACGATGCCGCCGTTCATCAGTACGTCGGATGATGTCGCGGCGATCACGGCGGGCATGCGGGCCGCGGTCGAAGCGCAGTCGGCTTAA